The following proteins come from a genomic window of Melospiza georgiana isolate bMelGeo1 chromosome 3, bMelGeo1.pri, whole genome shotgun sequence:
- the ASF1A gene encoding histone chaperone ASF1A, with amino-acid sequence MAKVQVNNVVVLDNPSPFYNPFQFEITFECIEDLSEDLEWKIIYVGSAESEEYDQVLDSVLVGPVPAGRHMFVFQADAPNPGLIPDADAVGVTVVLITCTYRGQEFIRVGYYVNNEYTETELRENPPVKPDFSKLQRNILASNPRVTRFHINWEDNTEKLEDAESSNPNLQSLLSTDALPSASKGWSTSENSLNVMLESHMDCM; translated from the exons atggCAAAGGTTCAGGTGAACAATGTAGTGGTGTTGGATAATCCTTCTCCTTTCTACAATCCTTTCCAGTTCGAAATCACATTCGAGTGCATAGAGGACCTGTCTGAAG atttggaatggaaaataatttatgtgGGTTCAGCTGAAAGTGAAGAGTATGATCAGGTATTAGACTCTGTTTTAGTTGGACCTGTTCCTGCAGGCAGACACATGTTTGTATTTCAG GCTGATGCACCTAACCCAGGGCTTATTCCAGATGCAGATGCAGTAGGTGTAACAGTTGTGCTAATTACATGCACTTACCGAGGTCAAGAATTTATTAGAGTCGGCTACTATGTAAACAATGAATACACTGAAACAGAACTGAGAGAGAATCCACCAGTAAAGCCAGATTTTTCTAAG cttCAAAGGAATATTTTGGCATCTAATCCCAGAGTCACAAGATTCCACATTAATTGggaggacaacactgaaaaACTGGAAGATGCAGAGAGCAGTAACCCAAATCTACAGTCCTTGCTTTCCACAGATGCATTACCTTCAGCATCAAAGGGGTGGTCAACATCAGAAAATTCACTAAATGTTATGTTAGAATCTCATATGGACTGCATGTGA